In Porphyromonas cangingivalis, a genomic segment contains:
- a CDS encoding thiazole synthase, which produces MNTNLIIAGREFRSRLFLGTGKFASNQIMHDAIVVSESELVTVALKRVDAHNSNEDDLLTSISAPGVNLLPNTSGVHTAEEAVFAARLAREALGTEWVKLEIHPDPKYLMPDPFETLKATEILAKEGFVVMPYIQADPILCKRLEEVGAAVVMPLGAPIGTNKGLVTEELLKIIIEQSNVPVVVDAGIGAPSHAAKALEIGADAVLVNTAIASASDPVAMAEAFRWAVKSGRMAYEAGLGATSDYASATSPLQGFF; this is translated from the coding sequence ATGAACACAAATCTAATCATTGCAGGACGAGAGTTTCGTTCGAGACTCTTCCTCGGTACAGGAAAGTTTGCATCCAATCAGATAATGCACGATGCCATCGTGGTATCTGAGAGCGAATTGGTGACTGTCGCGCTCAAGAGGGTAGATGCCCACAATTCAAACGAAGATGACCTCCTCACATCTATATCAGCTCCGGGCGTCAACCTTTTGCCCAATACTTCGGGTGTGCATACCGCCGAAGAAGCCGTATTTGCAGCACGTCTGGCACGTGAAGCTCTCGGCACAGAGTGGGTCAAGCTGGAGATACATCCCGATCCGAAATACTTGATGCCCGATCCTTTTGAGACACTCAAAGCAACAGAGATACTTGCCAAAGAGGGGTTTGTTGTGATGCCTTATATCCAAGCGGATCCCATCCTTTGCAAACGCCTCGAAGAGGTCGGAGCAGCCGTGGTGATGCCATTGGGAGCACCCATTGGTACAAACAAAGGCTTGGTCACTGAAGAACTGTTGAAGATCATCATCGAGCAAAGCAATGTCCCCGTTGTCGTGGATGCAGGCATCGGTGCTCCTTCTCATGCTGCCAAGGCATTGGAGATCGGAGCAGATGCGGTCTTGGTCAATACAGCTATCGCTTCTGCAAGTGATCCGGTCGCCATGGCAGAGGCTTTTCGTTGGGCAGTTAAGTCCGGACGTATGGCATACGAAGCCGGTTTGGGCGCGACATCTGACTATGCATCTGCCACTTCTCCTTTACAAGGATTTTTCTAA
- a CDS encoding S41 family peptidase, protein MKKHLLYFVLLIGSLLSFIGCVRETPLNTNHKENFDALWNIINERYCYLDEKNLDWDTMYTHYSGYLNVVKGDDLRFFKMLSTMLNELKDGHVNLISTFNVGRYNGWQGDPSEGYNHYTRKKILGDNYLSSGGMRYVKGVSNIDKDIKIGYILYESFSSSLGDMNFIFNFMSDCHGIIIDVRGNGGGLVDNANRLVSYFIEQKELVGFYSYKTGPGRDKFSELKPEYIEPHKSVRWLSKPVVVLQDRGCYSATNDFLSKIRVAKNVIRIGLPSGGGGGMPAVSELPNGWRVRYSAVKGYSRDKVSLEKGIAPDIYMANEIFDVQPNAKDRIMGKAIEYIIAAYKKTN, encoded by the coding sequence ATGAAAAAGCATTTGTTATACTTCGTTCTATTGATTGGTTCGCTATTGTCTTTTATTGGATGTGTCAGGGAAACTCCCCTCAATACAAATCATAAGGAAAACTTTGATGCCTTGTGGAATATCATCAATGAGCGTTATTGTTACCTCGATGAGAAGAACTTGGATTGGGATACGATGTACACACACTATTCCGGGTACTTAAATGTAGTCAAGGGTGACGATCTTAGATTCTTCAAAATGCTTAGCACAATGTTGAATGAACTTAAAGATGGTCATGTCAATCTCATCTCAACGTTTAATGTCGGCCGATACAACGGTTGGCAAGGTGATCCAAGTGAAGGCTATAATCACTACACACGCAAAAAAATATTGGGAGATAATTACTTGTCATCCGGTGGTATGCGCTACGTCAAGGGGGTATCAAATATTGATAAGGACATCAAGATAGGATATATACTCTATGAGAGCTTCTCTTCTTCATTGGGCGACATGAACTTTATATTCAACTTCATGAGCGACTGTCATGGCATCATCATTGACGTTCGTGGTAATGGTGGAGGACTCGTAGATAATGCAAATAGACTTGTTTCGTATTTCATTGAACAAAAGGAGCTGGTTGGCTTTTATTCTTACAAAACCGGTCCGGGACGTGACAAATTTTCTGAACTGAAGCCTGAATATATAGAGCCTCACAAAAGTGTGAGGTGGCTCTCCAAGCCTGTTGTTGTGCTTCAGGATAGGGGATGCTACAGCGCAACAAATGACTTTTTATCCAAAATCAGAGTAGCCAAGAATGTCATCCGCATAGGACTACCTTCGGGAGGAGGTGGGGGGATGCCGGCAGTCTCCGAATTACCTAATGGTTGGCGTGTCAGATACTCGGCCGTGAAGGGCTACAGTCGAGATAAAGTCAGCTTGGAAAAGGGGATTGCTCCCGATATTTACATGGCGAACGAGATATTTGATGTGCAACCTAATGCCAAAGATCGCATCATGGGAAAAGCTATTGAATATATTATCGCAGCATACAAAAAAACAAATTAA
- a CDS encoding metal-sulfur cluster assembly factor, whose amino-acid sequence MTTQNTFLQVEEDIIKMLKTVYDPEIPVNIYDLGLIYDVDVQDNGKVLITMTLTAPNCPAADFIFEDVKMRVEAVKAVKECEIKLTFEPEWHRDMMSEEAKLELGFL is encoded by the coding sequence ATGACTACACAAAATACATTTCTACAGGTAGAGGAGGATATCATCAAGATGCTCAAGACCGTATATGATCCAGAAATCCCGGTCAACATCTATGATCTTGGATTGATCTATGATGTTGATGTGCAGGATAACGGAAAGGTCTTAATAACAATGACGCTTACGGCTCCTAACTGCCCTGCGGCAGATTTTATCTTTGAGGATGTCAAAATGAGAGTAGAGGCTGTCAAGGCTGTAAAAGAATGCGAGATAAAACTTACATTCGAGCCGGAGTGGCATCGAGATATGATGAGCGAAGAGGCGAAGTTAGAACTCGGTTTCTTGTGA
- a CDS encoding UDP-2,3-diacylglucosamine diphosphatase translates to MRTKTYFISDIHLGSPYHTNLKVVERRLVHWLEQCRSDAKAIYMVGDIFDYWFDYKYVVPRGYVRVLGTLASLADEGVEIHIFTGNHDVWMFDYFEKELGAVIHRGPLVTEIDGKVFYIAHGDEFDFRKKGFRLVRKIFHSRVCQRLYAMIHPRWSVGLAQNLSQISRKKGLQKNNGYHDEYQGEKNEYLIQYAQSYMKSHPDQTVNFFIFGHRHIMLDLMLSRNSRAVILGDWLHFFSYGVWDGESFYLDQYNFENT, encoded by the coding sequence ATGAGGACAAAAACATACTTCATATCAGATATTCATCTGGGATCTCCTTATCATACGAACCTCAAGGTCGTGGAGAGAAGGCTGGTTCATTGGCTGGAGCAATGTAGGTCAGATGCAAAAGCCATTTACATGGTAGGAGACATTTTCGATTATTGGTTTGATTATAAGTATGTTGTACCTCGTGGTTATGTCAGAGTATTAGGGACATTGGCATCACTCGCTGACGAAGGTGTGGAGATACATATCTTTACCGGTAATCACGATGTATGGATGTTTGATTATTTTGAGAAAGAGTTGGGAGCAGTCATACATCGGGGACCTTTGGTAACCGAAATAGATGGTAAGGTCTTCTACATTGCTCATGGAGATGAGTTTGATTTTAGAAAAAAAGGATTTCGACTTGTTCGTAAGATTTTTCACTCTCGGGTATGCCAAAGATTATACGCAATGATACACCCCAGATGGAGTGTGGGGCTTGCACAAAATCTTTCGCAAATCAGTCGTAAGAAAGGCTTACAGAAAAACAATGGCTATCATGATGAGTATCAGGGAGAAAAAAATGAGTACTTGATACAGTATGCTCAGAGTTATATGAAGTCTCATCCAGATCAAACCGTCAATTTCTTTATATTCGGACACCGACACATAATGCTTGATTTGATGCTTTCTCGCAATTCCAGAGCAGTTATCCTTGGGGATTGGCTACATTTCTTCAGCTACGGTGTTTGGGATGGAGAGAGTTTTTATCTGGATCAATACAACTTTGAAAATACCTAA
- the thiH gene encoding 2-iminoacetate synthase ThiH: MTFYDILKDWDWDTAKASIFAKTDADVRRALSASSLQPEDFKALISPAAEPYLDTMAIKAEALTKKRFGKTIQLYEPLYLSNYCTNSCVYCGFNHANKILRKKLTLEEVRLEAEAILKLGFKHILLVAGEAPQVAGVDYYVDVVKLLRPLFAQISIEVQPLNVEDYQKLVEAGVSYICVYQETYNEKNYPIYHPRGLKADFRYRLETPDRAAQAGMKKIGIGALLGLEDWRTDAFCTAIHLRYLEKTYWRTKYSISLPRLRPHVGSFMPNDPISDKELAQLICAYRLFDPQVDISLSTRESARFRDMAMHIGATTMSAGSSTQPGGYVEQNKELEQFSINDERSPSQMQDAIRAQGYEPVWKDWDEWM, from the coding sequence ATGACCTTTTACGATATATTGAAGGATTGGGACTGGGATACTGCGAAAGCATCGATCTTTGCGAAGACCGATGCCGATGTGCGCAGAGCTCTGTCGGCCTCTTCGCTCCAACCGGAAGACTTCAAGGCTCTTATTTCACCTGCTGCCGAACCATATCTTGATACAATGGCTATCAAGGCGGAGGCGTTGACCAAAAAGAGATTTGGAAAGACCATCCAGCTCTACGAACCTCTATATCTGTCTAATTACTGCACCAATAGTTGTGTCTACTGTGGGTTTAATCACGCCAATAAGATACTCCGAAAGAAACTCACACTGGAAGAGGTGCGTCTCGAAGCCGAAGCCATACTCAAACTCGGCTTCAAACACATTTTGCTCGTGGCGGGAGAGGCTCCACAGGTTGCAGGAGTAGATTACTATGTGGATGTGGTCAAGTTGCTCAGACCTCTTTTTGCTCAGATATCCATAGAGGTCCAGCCTCTGAATGTCGAGGACTATCAGAAACTTGTCGAGGCCGGAGTGAGTTATATCTGTGTTTATCAAGAGACTTACAACGAGAAGAACTATCCTATCTATCATCCTCGAGGGCTCAAGGCAGACTTCAGATACCGTCTCGAAACTCCCGATCGTGCTGCTCAAGCCGGGATGAAGAAGATAGGTATAGGCGCACTTCTAGGGCTTGAAGACTGGCGTACGGATGCCTTTTGCACGGCAATTCACTTGCGGTATCTCGAAAAGACATATTGGCGCACCAAGTATTCGATCTCTCTACCAAGGCTTCGTCCGCACGTGGGGAGTTTTATGCCCAATGATCCGATATCGGATAAAGAGTTGGCTCAATTGATTTGTGCTTATCGCCTTTTTGACCCACAAGTGGATATTTCACTCTCCACGAGAGAGTCTGCAAGGTTCAGGGATATGGCCATGCACATCGGAGCAACAACAATGAGTGCCGGTAGTAGCACTCAGCCCGGTGGCTATGTCGAGCAAAATAAGGAGTTGGAGCAGTTTTCGATCAACGATGAACGTTCACCCTCTCAGATGCAAGATGCGATCAGAGCTCAGGGCTATGAACCCGTATGGAAGGATTGGGACGAATGGATGTAA
- the thiE gene encoding thiamine phosphate synthase, with product MQVVITPPEASRYEAEIADKLFEEGLHTLILRLPGKGVDKYVSFLEEVSSCHHHKIIISDHYGLLEDFDLGGIYVPSSKRHLPLPIIASQRIISTSIHSLDELSDLPFTPDFALLSPVFDSISKSGYLANAQLSQLKERLAAIPTPILAMGGVTSANIARCYEMGFDGIAVLGDIWEKKGWEISRFRAYPDTEILSLAGHDPCGGAGITADIRVAESLGVRCVTIPTTLTIQRKDLFTSSVATEENYIADNLSLNLAGNHIRIAKIGMVPSLLSLSLMIKEVKERGVKRIIWDPIISATAAERAVLAPDRCDEITDLMRSIYLITPNLPECKAWFGTVSEDELQNIVDATGCHILLKGGHHVESSDKVYDLLIRPYQSPMTFTVARHGAPKHGTGCTLSSAIASYLALGHDLPRACQEAQRMVSRMMSSHSDLLPAVGLKLARRDKKRLLRYHKLQYITNTDDPRLLMKRCSAVLEGGGRWIQLRLKDSTTEQRTILGRRLRELCDQYDAVLIIDDDVEAVLRAGADGVHLGREDMSPLEARRLLGHGKIIGSTCNTSEDLLRAYHCGSDYVGVGPFRMTTTKKRLAPILGGEGVKSLAIFNHTLRHPMPMIAIGGITLEDVETIMDTGVSGIAVSGVVDISQDMSGICADFITQIKKSDRGHAVV from the coding sequence ATGCAGGTTGTAATCACACCGCCTGAGGCGTCAAGATACGAAGCCGAAATAGCGGATAAACTCTTCGAGGAGGGTTTGCATACGTTGATCCTACGCCTACCGGGCAAGGGTGTCGACAAGTATGTATCCTTCCTTGAGGAGGTATCATCATGTCATCATCACAAGATCATAATCAGTGATCACTATGGGTTGCTTGAAGACTTTGACCTCGGAGGGATCTATGTACCCTCGTCCAAAAGGCATTTACCTCTGCCCATCATTGCTTCACAACGGATCATCTCAACAAGTATTCACAGCCTTGACGAGCTTTCGGATCTGCCTTTTACCCCGGACTTCGCTCTATTGAGCCCTGTCTTTGACAGTATTTCCAAGTCCGGTTATCTTGCAAATGCTCAACTCTCTCAATTGAAAGAACGATTGGCAGCTATACCTACACCGATCTTGGCAATGGGGGGAGTCACAAGTGCCAATATAGCTCGGTGCTACGAAATGGGTTTCGACGGTATTGCTGTCTTGGGAGACATTTGGGAGAAGAAAGGCTGGGAGATTTCACGTTTTAGGGCTTATCCCGATACTGAGATCTTGTCTCTTGCCGGTCACGATCCCTGTGGTGGGGCAGGTATCACCGCAGATATCCGAGTGGCAGAGTCTTTGGGGGTACGATGTGTCACCATCCCCACAACCCTTACTATTCAGAGAAAAGACTTATTCACCTCTTCGGTAGCTACCGAAGAGAATTATATCGCAGATAATCTTTCTCTGAACTTGGCCGGTAATCATATCCGTATCGCCAAAATAGGAATGGTTCCCTCTTTGCTCTCTCTGTCTCTCATGATCAAGGAGGTCAAGGAAAGAGGAGTGAAGCGCATCATCTGGGATCCTATCATCAGTGCCACGGCTGCTGAAAGAGCTGTCCTTGCCCCTGACAGATGTGATGAGATTACTGACCTTATGAGATCCATATACCTCATCACACCCAATTTACCTGAGTGTAAGGCTTGGTTCGGTACGGTCTCTGAAGATGAGCTACAAAACATTGTGGATGCCACCGGCTGTCATATCCTTCTCAAGGGGGGGCACCATGTGGAGAGTTCGGATAAAGTCTATGACTTGCTCATCCGTCCTTATCAGTCCCCGATGACATTTACGGTCGCACGCCATGGCGCTCCCAAGCACGGTACAGGTTGTACTCTATCAAGTGCCATTGCATCGTATCTCGCGTTAGGACACGACCTACCCAGGGCATGTCAGGAAGCACAGAGGATGGTCTCCCGTATGATGAGTTCGCACTCTGACTTGTTACCGGCCGTCGGCCTAAAGTTGGCAAGAAGAGATAAAAAACGATTATTGCGCTATCATAAGTTGCAATACATCACAAATACCGATGATCCGAGACTGCTGATGAAGAGGTGTAGTGCCGTGCTGGAGGGAGGCGGACGTTGGATACAGCTCCGGCTCAAGGACAGTACCACAGAGCAACGCACCATACTCGGACGCAGACTTCGTGAGCTTTGTGATCAGTATGATGCCGTACTCATCATAGATGATGATGTCGAAGCTGTGCTACGCGCGGGAGCTGATGGAGTCCATCTCGGACGCGAGGATATGTCTCCTTTGGAAGCACGTCGTCTCCTCGGACATGGCAAGATCATAGGATCGACTTGTAACACTTCTGAAGATCTCTTGCGGGCTTATCATTGTGGCAGTGACTATGTAGGTGTGGGACCATTCAGGATGACAACAACAAAGAAAAGACTCGCGCCGATCTTGGGGGGAGAAGGGGTGAAGTCGTTGGCAATCTTCAACCACACTCTGAGGCACCCCATGCCTATGATTGCGATCGGAGGGATCACCCTTGAAGATGTGGAAACAATCATGGATACAGGGGTATCCGGAATTGCAGTCTCCGGAGTGGTGGACATCTCCCAAGACATGAGTGGTATATGTGCCGACTTCATCACACAGATCAAAAAATCAGATAGGGGACATGCGGTAGTCTGA
- a CDS encoding DNA gyrase/topoisomerase IV subunit A — protein sequence MTFPPDQDIDRVEDELYVDEISPAVESKDIKHNYILTGMYKSWFLSYASYVILERAVPHITDGLKPVQRRILYTMSRMDDRLIKVANIVGYTMQLHPHGDASIGDALVQIGQKDLLIDCQGNWGNILTGDGAAAARYIEARLLPFAKKVLFSHKITEYKPSYDGANMEPVHLPVKFPLLLAQGAEGIAVGLSSKILPHNVKELLEAAVAYLQGETFELYPDFSTGGLIDVSRYNDGERGGVIKVRANIIKKDNRTLVIDEIPFSRTTSSLIESILKANEKGKIKIKKIDDKTAEKANIEIQLAPGSSPDKTIDALYAFTDCEISISPNCCVIRDDKPEFLSVSDVLKDNCERTMDYLRRELEIQLQEVQERHLSVSLEQLFIKMRIYKDPEFEQAKDLTMALGHIRSRLQDVLDTLIREVNDEDLKMLLEIRMARILRFNEEKSAQLIKSLETEIKKINTHLKNIRKYTIRWYQDLLDEYGHLYPRRSRIQSFDSIEAVKVVEMNEKLYVNKQEGFIGTSLRKDEFVCNVSSIDDVIVFLKDGTYTIVKVAEKSFVGKDIIHVARFVRNDNRTIYNVIYKDGKSGINYIKRFNVTSVNRDKTYDLTMGNTGSRVLYFSANPNGEAETVKVVLKPKAKQKQLVFEKDFSEILIKGRGSKGNILTKGEIYKVSLKQKGTSTLGGRMVWFDSVINRINYDERGEFLGEFLGEDRILVILQNGECYTTSFAETNHYERDILIIEKYDPDKVWTLIYHDKEGKEWYIKRFTIEENRRENMLMSPNNELLVLSDEMFPQFEVLLRSGKGNESVVTLDADEFVGTRSIKVRGKRVSNHAVIEVKEVDPKPVPVTESDDNDEATNTESVDGVSLEEDIEETFKLIEEVTGQQRLNFNAQEPEE from the coding sequence ATGACATTTCCCCCTGATCAAGATATAGATAGAGTCGAAGATGAACTGTATGTCGATGAAATCTCTCCTGCCGTGGAGAGTAAGGATATCAAGCATAATTATATCCTCACGGGGATGTATAAGTCTTGGTTTTTGTCCTATGCCTCCTATGTCATACTTGAGCGTGCCGTCCCTCATATAACAGATGGACTAAAGCCCGTACAGCGTCGTATCTTGTACACCATGTCACGTATGGATGACCGGTTGATCAAGGTCGCGAACATTGTGGGATATACAATGCAGTTGCATCCTCATGGGGATGCAAGTATAGGGGATGCTTTGGTGCAGATCGGACAGAAAGATCTGTTGATAGACTGTCAGGGTAACTGGGGTAATATCCTCACGGGAGACGGCGCAGCTGCTGCCCGATACATCGAGGCTCGCCTTTTACCGTTCGCAAAAAAGGTCCTATTCAGTCACAAGATCACCGAGTACAAGCCATCGTATGATGGAGCTAACATGGAGCCTGTGCACCTGCCGGTGAAGTTTCCTCTATTGCTCGCTCAAGGAGCAGAGGGTATCGCTGTCGGTCTGTCTTCAAAAATATTGCCTCACAATGTGAAAGAACTGCTTGAGGCAGCTGTGGCATACTTGCAAGGAGAGACATTTGAACTTTATCCCGACTTCAGTACAGGAGGCCTTATCGATGTCTCTCGATACAATGATGGAGAGAGGGGGGGAGTGATCAAGGTAAGAGCCAATATCATAAAGAAGGACAATCGTACCTTGGTGATCGATGAGATACCATTTTCTCGTACGACCTCTTCGCTCATCGAGTCGATCCTAAAGGCCAATGAGAAGGGCAAGATCAAAATAAAAAAGATAGATGACAAGACTGCTGAGAAGGCAAATATCGAAATACAGCTTGCTCCCGGCTCATCCCCCGACAAGACTATCGATGCTCTATATGCTTTTACGGACTGTGAGATAAGTATTTCGCCGAATTGCTGTGTCATTCGGGATGATAAGCCGGAGTTTTTGTCCGTGAGTGATGTCTTGAAAGATAATTGTGAGCGGACAATGGACTATCTCCGTAGGGAGCTTGAGATACAGTTGCAGGAGGTGCAGGAGCGTCATCTTTCGGTTTCTCTTGAACAGTTGTTCATCAAGATGAGGATATACAAGGATCCTGAGTTTGAACAAGCGAAAGACTTGACGATGGCTTTGGGACACATCCGAAGCCGACTACAAGATGTCCTTGATACACTCATCCGAGAGGTCAATGATGAGGATCTAAAGATGCTTCTCGAGATCCGAATGGCACGTATCCTTCGCTTCAACGAAGAGAAAAGTGCCCAACTTATCAAATCTTTGGAAACAGAGATAAAGAAAATCAACACTCATCTCAAAAACATCCGTAAGTACACCATACGGTGGTATCAAGACTTGTTGGATGAATATGGACACTTGTATCCTCGTAGATCAAGGATCCAGAGCTTCGACTCCATCGAGGCTGTCAAGGTGGTCGAGATGAATGAGAAACTATATGTCAATAAGCAGGAAGGCTTTATAGGCACATCGCTCAGAAAAGACGAGTTCGTTTGCAATGTTTCGTCCATCGATGATGTCATTGTCTTCTTGAAAGATGGTACTTATACGATAGTCAAGGTCGCAGAAAAGTCTTTTGTGGGCAAGGATATTATCCATGTGGCAAGATTTGTGCGCAATGACAACCGTACAATATATAACGTCATCTACAAGGACGGAAAGAGCGGTATCAATTACATCAAGAGATTCAATGTCACCAGTGTCAACAGAGATAAGACTTATGACTTGACGATGGGCAACACCGGATCTCGTGTGCTGTACTTTTCAGCTAACCCTAATGGTGAAGCTGAGACTGTAAAAGTGGTCTTGAAACCGAAGGCGAAACAAAAACAACTTGTGTTCGAAAAGGATTTCTCTGAAATTCTGATCAAAGGGCGTGGATCAAAAGGGAATATCCTAACCAAAGGGGAGATCTACAAAGTCTCTTTGAAACAAAAAGGTACTTCGACCCTTGGAGGTCGTATGGTATGGTTTGACTCTGTCATCAATCGAATCAATTACGATGAGAGGGGAGAGTTTTTGGGTGAATTTTTAGGCGAAGATAGGATCCTTGTCATCCTACAAAATGGAGAATGCTACACGACCTCATTTGCCGAAACCAATCACTATGAACGTGATATCCTTATCATCGAGAAGTATGACCCCGATAAGGTCTGGACTCTAATTTACCATGACAAGGAGGGCAAAGAGTGGTATATTAAACGCTTCACTATCGAAGAGAATAGGCGTGAAAATATGCTCATGAGCCCCAACAATGAGTTGCTTGTCCTGTCTGATGAGATGTTCCCTCAATTTGAGGTGCTCTTGCGCTCAGGAAAAGGCAATGAGTCTGTTGTCACTCTCGATGCCGATGAGTTTGTCGGTACTCGTAGTATCAAAGTACGAGGAAAGAGGGTCAGCAATCATGCCGTCATAGAGGTCAAGGAAGTAGACCCCAAACCTGTACCTGTAACAGAGTCCGATGATAACGATGAGGCAACCAACACCGAAAGTGTTGATGGGGTGTCGCTTGAAGAGGATATTGAAGAGACGTTCAAACTCATAGAAGAGGTGACAGGACAACAGAGACTGAACTTCAATGCACAAGAACCCGAAGAGTAA
- a CDS encoding HesA/MoeB/ThiF family protein — protein sequence MDVRYSRQTALSEIGKEGQQRLSQASVFVVGAGGLGAPILLYLVAMGVGRIGFVDDDRVGESNLQRQILYTTEEIGQPKVNRAYNRLAALNPDVRLEPYETRLTAENVSEILKDYDIIVDACDNYATRLLVDEVSQRMHKPYVYGAVEGFQGQVSVFNHNESGSYRDYLGCVDRSVDEGRVINVPGALPGVIGSIQAMEVLKLIVGCGEPLSGKLLTIDLLQNDYTIFML from the coding sequence ATGGATGTAAGGTATTCGAGACAGACGGCATTGTCGGAGATCGGCAAAGAGGGCCAACAGAGGTTATCTCAGGCTTCGGTGTTCGTTGTCGGTGCAGGAGGACTCGGAGCTCCGATACTGCTCTATCTTGTGGCCATGGGAGTTGGACGCATCGGCTTTGTCGATGATGATCGGGTAGGAGAGTCCAACCTCCAAAGACAGATATTGTATACCACCGAAGAGATCGGTCAACCGAAAGTCAATAGAGCTTACAATCGACTCGCGGCTCTCAATCCGGATGTTCGGCTCGAACCCTATGAGACCCGTCTGACAGCCGAAAATGTCTCCGAGATCCTAAAGGATTATGACATCATCGTCGATGCTTGTGATAACTATGCCACAAGACTATTGGTTGATGAAGTATCTCAAAGAATGCACAAACCCTACGTGTATGGGGCCGTCGAAGGATTTCAAGGGCAAGTATCGGTATTCAATCACAATGAGAGCGGAAGTTATCGAGACTATCTTGGCTGTGTGGACAGAAGTGTGGATGAGGGTAGAGTGATCAATGTACCAGGTGCACTGCCCGGAGTCATCGGTTCGATCCAAGCGATGGAAGTCCTCAAGCTCATCGTGGGGTGTGGAGAACCACTGAGTGGAAAACTGTTGACAATAGATTTACTTCAAAACGATTATACTATTTTTATGTTGTAA